From Dietzia sp. ANT_WB102, a single genomic window includes:
- a CDS encoding SDR family oxidoreductase has product MTESLSNKTIVIVGAGPGFGRTLALRAAAKGATVVVAARTESRVVEIAEEVRAGGGNAIAASVDATDPGSVRALRETVAGHTDAVHGLVYSAFAVPSMKPLAQTDHEQISRGIDLSVLGALRTTQEFTSLLEAGAADTGASAGAGTNEDGAGAAQDGAAPASSSVVMMASAVIHHSRERYAGYKIAKTALVALGHSLATELGPRGIRVNTVAPGYIYGETLKAYFEHLATKYGGTLEDVYAHTAEKMDLRRLPGEREIVDPVLFLLSDAASAVTGQTLTVDCGEFHT; this is encoded by the coding sequence ACCATCGTGATCGTCGGAGCGGGCCCGGGTTTCGGTCGCACGCTCGCCCTGCGAGCCGCAGCGAAGGGCGCGACCGTGGTCGTCGCGGCGCGTACGGAGTCGCGCGTGGTCGAGATCGCCGAGGAGGTTCGCGCGGGCGGCGGAAACGCGATCGCGGCGTCCGTCGACGCCACCGATCCCGGGTCGGTGCGCGCGCTGCGCGAGACGGTCGCCGGTCACACGGACGCCGTTCACGGCTTGGTGTACAGCGCGTTCGCTGTGCCCAGCATGAAGCCGCTCGCGCAGACCGACCACGAGCAGATCTCGCGCGGCATCGACCTGTCGGTGCTGGGCGCGCTGCGCACCACGCAGGAGTTCACCTCGCTGCTCGAGGCCGGTGCCGCGGACACCGGCGCCAGCGCGGGGGCGGGCACGAATGAAGATGGAGCAGGCGCCGCGCAGGACGGCGCCGCGCCGGCGAGCAGTTCGGTGGTCATGATGGCCTCGGCGGTCATCCACCACTCCCGCGAGCGCTACGCCGGCTACAAGATCGCCAAGACCGCCCTCGTCGCGCTCGGCCACTCTCTCGCCACCGAGCTCGGCCCGCGCGGCATCCGCGTCAACACCGTGGCGCCCGGGTACATCTACGGGGAGACCCTCAAAGCGTATTTCGAGCACCTGGCCACCAAGTACGGCGGCACGCTCGAGGACGTCTACGCACACACCGCCGAGAAGATGGACCTGCGGCGCCTGCCCGGGGAGCGGGAGATCGTCGACCCGGTGTTGTTCCTGCTCTCCGACGCCGCCTCCGCGGTCACGGGACAGACCCTCACCGTGGACTGCGGCGAGTTCCACACGTGA
- the tilS gene encoding tRNA lysidine(34) synthetase TilS encodes MREFRRDHPEVGDEVCVALSGGADSLALTAAAAVEFATVTALVVDHGLQEGSDVVARDAAAAARGLGVSAEVLVVVVPSDGSGPEAAARTARYTALESARRGRPVLLAHTLDDQAETVLLGLGRGSGARSLRGMATWNAPWGRPLLGVRAADTRAACRHLGITWWDDPHNTDPTFTRVRLRHEVVPLLEDVLGGGVAEGLARTAALLGVDDDELDRLAGAVPVGDDGTLEVSRLEPLPAAVLTRVLRRWLLAQGVVAPTYAHITSVAALITDWRGQGGVAVGGTGPADAGGAGPSARLVARRRHGKVVVENDRASGAGTQDDHG; translated from the coding sequence ATGCGGGAGTTCCGCCGCGACCACCCCGAGGTGGGCGACGAGGTGTGCGTGGCCCTGTCAGGGGGAGCGGACTCGCTGGCCCTGACCGCCGCGGCTGCCGTCGAGTTCGCCACCGTGACCGCCCTCGTGGTGGACCACGGCCTGCAGGAGGGCTCGGACGTCGTCGCCCGGGACGCGGCCGCCGCGGCCCGCGGGCTCGGTGTATCGGCGGAGGTCCTCGTCGTCGTCGTCCCCTCCGACGGCTCCGGCCCCGAGGCCGCCGCCCGCACTGCGCGGTACACCGCGCTCGAGTCTGCGCGCCGCGGCCGCCCCGTGCTGCTCGCCCACACCCTCGACGACCAGGCCGAGACCGTCCTGTTGGGCCTGGGGCGCGGATCCGGCGCCCGGTCGCTGCGGGGGATGGCCACATGGAACGCGCCGTGGGGGCGCCCACTGCTCGGCGTACGCGCCGCCGATACCCGCGCTGCGTGCCGCCACCTCGGGATCACGTGGTGGGACGACCCGCACAACACGGACCCCACATTCACACGGGTACGCCTGCGCCATGAGGTCGTCCCGCTGCTCGAGGATGTGCTGGGGGGCGGCGTCGCCGAGGGCCTGGCGCGAACCGCGGCACTGCTGGGGGTCGACGACGACGAGCTCGACCGCCTCGCAGGGGCCGTGCCCGTCGGCGACGACGGCACCCTGGAGGTGAGCCGACTTGAGCCGCTGCCGGCCGCCGTACTGACCCGGGTCCTGCGCCGCTGGCTGCTGGCCCAGGGGGTTGTCGCGCCCACATACGCACACATCACGTCGGTGGCCGCGCTCATCACGGACTGGCGCGGGCAGGGCGGGGTGGCGGTCGGAGGCACCGGACCTGCGGATGCTGGTGGGGCGGGCCCCTCTGCCAGGTTGGTCGCCCGGCGTCGACATGGAAAGGTGGTCGTGGAGAACGACCGGGCGAGCGGAGCGGGGACGCAAGATGACCACGGATAA
- a CDS encoding acyl-CoA synthetase encodes MFPGTFAASTPDKPAVIRPATGEQITYAELEARSAQLAHVLTDDWGLRPGETIAVVSDNTLEMVEIYWAALRTGLYVAAINHHLTADESSYIISDCGARALFVSAPVADHVDVTPGAHPDVEHRVVFGGELEGFEDYRSLLEGKPTAPPTDQPRGHDFLYSSGTTGRPKGVRVDPPEGQIDEVPDPYTPVFSFLYAFDADSVYLCPAPLYHAAPLRFCGVVNSVGGTVILMDHFDAEESLRLIQEYRVTHSQWVPTMFVRMLKLPEETRARYDVSSMTHAIHAAAPCPPEVKRRMIEWWGPVIHEYYSATEGMGITFINSQEALERPGSVGRDGLKGIAHICDEEGRELPAGEIGAIYWQQDEGTFSYHGDPEKTASVFHPDHPTWSTFGDVGYLDEDRFLYLTDRKAFTIISGGVNIYPQEIENALVLHPAVEDVAVIGLPDEEMGERVHAVVVPAAGRAGDPGLAEEILGALRGTISDFKIPRGLDFVDELPRTPTGKLVKRRIVQQYV; translated from the coding sequence ATGTTTCCAGGAACCTTCGCTGCCTCCACCCCCGACAAGCCTGCCGTGATCCGTCCGGCGACGGGTGAGCAGATCACCTACGCCGAGCTCGAGGCCCGTTCCGCCCAGCTCGCCCACGTCCTGACCGACGACTGGGGGCTCCGTCCCGGCGAGACGATCGCGGTGGTCTCTGACAACACCCTTGAGATGGTCGAAATCTACTGGGCCGCGCTCCGTACAGGCCTGTACGTCGCGGCGATCAACCACCACCTGACGGCGGACGAGTCGTCCTACATCATCAGTGACTGCGGCGCCCGGGCTCTGTTCGTCTCGGCTCCGGTGGCCGATCATGTCGACGTCACGCCGGGCGCACACCCGGATGTGGAGCACCGGGTGGTGTTCGGTGGCGAGCTGGAAGGCTTCGAGGACTACCGGTCACTGCTCGAGGGCAAGCCGACCGCGCCGCCTACGGACCAGCCCCGCGGCCACGACTTCCTCTACTCCTCCGGGACCACCGGCCGGCCCAAGGGCGTCCGCGTGGACCCGCCGGAGGGGCAGATCGACGAGGTGCCCGACCCGTATACCCCAGTGTTCAGCTTCCTCTACGCGTTCGACGCCGACAGTGTGTACCTGTGCCCCGCGCCGCTGTACCACGCGGCACCGCTCCGGTTCTGCGGCGTGGTCAACTCCGTCGGCGGGACCGTGATCCTCATGGACCACTTCGACGCGGAGGAGTCGCTTCGGCTCATCCAGGAATACCGGGTCACGCACTCCCAGTGGGTGCCGACCATGTTCGTGCGGATGCTCAAGCTGCCGGAGGAGACACGGGCGCGCTACGACGTGTCCAGCATGACTCACGCGATCCACGCGGCCGCGCCGTGCCCGCCCGAGGTCAAGCGTCGGATGATCGAGTGGTGGGGCCCGGTGATACACGAGTACTACTCGGCCACCGAGGGGATGGGTATCACGTTCATCAACTCGCAGGAGGCACTCGAACGCCCCGGGTCGGTAGGCCGGGATGGGCTCAAGGGCATCGCGCACATCTGCGACGAGGAGGGTCGCGAGCTCCCCGCGGGCGAGATCGGCGCCATTTACTGGCAGCAGGACGAGGGCACCTTCTCGTACCACGGTGATCCGGAGAAGACGGCGTCCGTATTCCACCCCGACCATCCCACCTGGTCGACGTTCGGCGACGTGGGTTACCTCGACGAGGACCGCTTCCTCTACCTCACGGACCGTAAGGCGTTCACCATCATCTCGGGCGGGGTCAACATCTACCCGCAGGAGATCGAGAACGCGCTGGTCCTGCACCCTGCGGTCGAGGACGTCGCAGTGATCGGGCTCCCGGACGAGGAGATGGGGGAGAGGGTGCACGCCGTGGTGGTACCCGCCGCCGGTCGTGCGGGAGATCCCGGTCTCGCCGAGGAGATCCTCGGCGCCTTGCGCGGAACGATCTCCGACTTCAAGATCCCGCGTGGCCTGGATTTCGTGGACGAGTTGCCGCGCACCCCGACCGGCAAGTTGGTCAAGCGCCGGATCGTTCAGCAGTACGTCTGA
- a CDS encoding sigma-70 family RNA polymerase sigma factor, translating to MDRTTEFQRERPRLVRIAASVLSDPAEAEDVVQQAWLRLARADSRMIDSLPAWLTTVVTRLCLDRLKAAVPPPMEPADAAAAAPDPADEVLLADSVGAALHVVIDRLTPAERVAFVLHDSFSVDFAAIAAVLDCSPVAARKLASRARAKVADAGPTVEQADWLVVDAFLDAARRGEFTRLLGLLAPDVVVAGDPIAIGLGTPARIEGRDAVAEFFDGAAASALPVFVDERPGAAWFDRGVARVAFDFRVADGVVSRIEFRADPDVLAATRRRRDGEPR from the coding sequence GTGGACCGGACTACTGAGTTCCAGCGCGAACGCCCCAGGCTCGTCCGGATCGCCGCGAGTGTGCTCAGCGATCCGGCTGAGGCCGAGGACGTGGTGCAGCAGGCTTGGCTCCGGCTGGCGCGCGCCGACTCCCGGATGATCGACTCCCTCCCGGCCTGGCTCACCACTGTTGTCACCCGCCTGTGTCTGGACCGGCTCAAGGCCGCGGTCCCGCCGCCTATGGAGCCGGCCGACGCCGCCGCGGCCGCGCCGGACCCCGCCGACGAGGTACTCCTCGCCGACTCGGTGGGCGCGGCGCTGCATGTCGTGATCGACCGTCTCACCCCGGCGGAGCGGGTGGCTTTCGTGCTGCATGACTCGTTCTCGGTCGACTTCGCGGCGATCGCGGCCGTACTGGACTGCTCACCGGTCGCGGCCCGCAAACTCGCGTCGCGGGCGCGCGCGAAGGTCGCGGATGCGGGCCCCACCGTCGAGCAGGCGGATTGGCTCGTCGTCGACGCCTTCCTCGACGCCGCGCGGCGCGGCGAGTTCACCCGGCTCCTCGGTCTCCTCGCGCCGGACGTGGTGGTGGCCGGCGACCCGATCGCCATCGGCCTCGGGACCCCTGCGCGCATCGAGGGGCGCGACGCCGTGGCCGAATTCTTCGACGGGGCGGCAGCCTCGGCGCTGCCGGTGTTCGTCGACGAGCGACCGGGTGCGGCGTGGTTCGACAGGGGAGTGGCCCGGGTGGCGTTCGACTTCCGGGTCGCGGACGGCGTGGTCAGTCGCATCGAGTTCCGCGCGGATCCCGACGTGCTCGCGGCTACCCGTCGGCGCAGGGACGGAGAACCGAGATGA
- the hpt gene encoding hypoxanthine phosphoribosyltransferase, which produces MTTDKYADEIESVLLDADTIRERIAEMGARIGERYADVEQEVVLVCVLKGAAIFVSDFARALTIPSELEFMAVSSYGSSTSSSGVVRILKDLDRDIAGRDVIIVEDIIDSGLTLSWLMRNLRTRNPRSLEIVTLLRKPDAVKADLDILEIGFDIPNEFVVGYGLDFAERYRDLPYIGRLHPRMYS; this is translated from the coding sequence ATGACCACGGATAAGTACGCGGACGAAATCGAATCGGTACTGCTCGACGCTGACACCATCCGGGAGCGGATAGCCGAGATGGGCGCCCGGATCGGTGAGCGCTACGCCGACGTCGAGCAGGAGGTCGTGCTGGTCTGCGTGCTCAAGGGCGCGGCGATCTTCGTATCCGATTTCGCGCGGGCACTGACCATCCCCTCCGAGCTGGAGTTCATGGCCGTCAGCTCGTATGGGTCTTCCACCAGTTCGTCGGGTGTGGTGCGGATCCTCAAGGATCTCGACCGTGACATCGCCGGCCGCGACGTGATCATCGTCGAGGACATCATCGACTCCGGCCTCACGTTGTCCTGGCTGATGCGCAACCTCCGCACGCGGAACCCGCGGTCGCTGGAGATCGTCACCCTGCTGCGCAAGCCCGACGCTGTCAAGGCGGATCTGGACATCCTCGAGATCGGGTTCGACATCCCCAACGAGTTCGTAGTGGGCTACGGCCTGGACTTCGCCGAGCGCTACCGCGACCTGCCGTACATCGGCCGGCTGCACCCCCGTATGTACTCCTGA
- the dacB gene encoding D-alanyl-D-alanine carboxypeptidase/D-alanyl-D-alanine-endopeptidase translates to MSGVTERGMWRGRGLAWRAGIVLVVVLLLVGGLVAAALVTDVDDDLRAAVDSPSEAVADPSPGLVAADDSAPAPDPAALGRILGPLADSPAVGDLTASVVDDATGEVMWERRPRDPKVPASTTKLLTAAAALTRLPGDARVDTVLARGVEPDTLVVVPGGDPTMSRGAEPGALFPGAATLAQAAGVVRAAGMTPARIVVDPGPYTGPRLGPGWSPAEIPAGNIAPVEAWMLDAGRLDPADEYSPRSTDPALAAGRALAGELGVDPERVEVSTGSVETTEELGRVSSAELIERVRSMLVYSDNVLAEAICREVALDRDPERPADFATGTAAVLDTLTERGLDMSGVRLDDCSGMSAGNRISAAVLTDVLRTASAPDATREMRDLLDTLPVAGGSGTLIDRFSGPSAAGAGWVRAKTGTLAGASALAGSVTSADGRTMSFALLASGTDPAVARPVLDRIAAELRACGCR, encoded by the coding sequence GTGAGTGGCGTGACCGAGCGGGGAATGTGGCGGGGGCGTGGGCTCGCGTGGCGGGCCGGGATCGTGCTCGTCGTCGTCCTCCTCCTTGTCGGCGGACTCGTCGCGGCAGCCCTGGTCACCGACGTCGACGATGACCTTCGAGCCGCCGTCGACTCCCCGTCGGAGGCCGTAGCCGATCCGAGCCCGGGCCTCGTCGCGGCGGACGACTCGGCGCCCGCGCCGGACCCGGCCGCGCTCGGACGGATCCTCGGACCGCTCGCGGACTCCCCGGCCGTCGGCGACCTCACCGCGAGCGTGGTCGACGACGCGACCGGAGAGGTGATGTGGGAGCGTCGGCCGCGCGATCCGAAAGTCCCCGCGTCCACCACCAAACTGCTCACCGCGGCCGCCGCGCTGACCCGCCTGCCCGGCGACGCCCGCGTCGACACAGTCCTCGCGCGCGGCGTCGAGCCGGACACGCTGGTCGTCGTCCCCGGTGGCGACCCCACCATGTCCCGCGGCGCCGAGCCCGGAGCGCTCTTCCCCGGCGCGGCCACGCTCGCGCAGGCCGCCGGGGTCGTCCGCGCGGCCGGGATGACGCCCGCCCGCATCGTCGTCGACCCGGGCCCGTACACCGGACCGCGGCTGGGCCCGGGCTGGTCACCGGCGGAGATTCCGGCCGGCAACATCGCACCGGTCGAGGCGTGGATGCTCGACGCGGGCCGCCTCGACCCGGCCGACGAATACTCGCCCCGCTCCACCGACCCCGCCCTCGCGGCCGGCCGTGCCCTGGCCGGTGAACTGGGCGTTGACCCGGAGCGTGTGGAGGTCTCGACAGGGTCGGTGGAGACCACCGAGGAGCTGGGCCGAGTCTCGTCGGCTGAGCTCATTGAACGCGTCCGCTCGATGCTCGTCTACTCCGACAACGTGCTGGCCGAGGCGATCTGCCGCGAGGTGGCGTTGGACCGCGACCCCGAACGGCCCGCCGACTTCGCGACCGGGACCGCCGCCGTGCTCGACACCCTGACCGAACGCGGGCTCGACATGTCCGGGGTGCGCCTGGATGACTGCTCCGGGATGAGCGCCGGCAACCGCATCTCGGCGGCCGTGCTCACCGACGTCCTGCGCACCGCGTCGGCGCCCGACGCCACCCGCGAGATGCGCGACCTGCTCGACACGCTGCCGGTGGCCGGCGGGTCGGGGACGCTGATCGACCGGTTCTCCGGCCCGTCAGCGGCGGGCGCCGGGTGGGTACGCGCCAAGACCGGCACCCTCGCCGGGGCGAGCGCCCTTGCGGGTTCGGTGACCAGCGCCGACGGTCGCACCATGAGCTTCGCTCTGCTCGCATCCGGCACCGATCCCGCCGTCGCCCGTCCGGTCCTCGACCGGATCGCCGCGGAACTGCGCGCCTGTGGCTGCCGCTGA
- a CDS encoding inorganic diphosphatase gives MSVEVTIEIPKGSRNKYEIHHETGKIYLDRFLFTSMGYPADYGFIDKTLADDGDPCDALVLLDESVFPGVIVNSRVVGVYTMSDEAGGDDKLLCVPAKDPRWEHIQDINDVPDFELKAIEHFFLHYKDLEPGKHVIPGEWRDKAHGEKLVVEGLENFRTHPEEKAVPFRG, from the coding sequence GTGTCTGTCGAAGTGACCATCGAGATCCCCAAGGGTTCGCGTAATAAGTACGAGATCCACCACGAGACCGGCAAGATCTACCTCGACCGGTTTCTCTTCACCTCGATGGGCTACCCGGCCGACTACGGCTTCATCGACAAGACCCTCGCCGACGACGGTGATCCCTGCGACGCCCTGGTCCTGCTCGACGAGTCCGTCTTCCCCGGCGTGATCGTCAACTCGCGTGTGGTGGGCGTCTACACCATGTCCGACGAGGCCGGCGGCGACGACAAGCTGCTGTGCGTGCCGGCCAAGGACCCGCGCTGGGAGCACATCCAGGACATCAACGACGTCCCCGACTTTGAACTCAAGGCGATCGAGCACTTCTTCCTGCACTACAAGGACCTCGAGCCGGGCAAGCACGTCATCCCGGGCGAATGGCGGGACAAGGCTCACGGCGAGAAGCTCGTCGTGGAGGGTCTCGAGAACTTCCGCACGCACCCCGAGGAGAAGGCCGTGCCCTTCCGCGGCTGA
- a CDS encoding crotonase/enoyl-CoA hydratase family protein, whose product MSTPDTSATAGEYVSVRIEKGARHPHVAQVTLIGPGRNNAMGPDFWAEMPRVMAELDADPEVRAAVIAGEGRNFTYGLDLMAMMPQFMEFLPSDKAPDASRNEKILDFVEAMRQAIDSVAAARTPTVAAVQGRCIGGGIDLISACDVRHGSADSTYSVREVKVGIVADMGSLARLPYIIGSGLTRELALTGRDIDAETALRYGLVSHVADDAAAVLDSAHATAAEIADNPPLVVRGTREVLNRAIEGPIYESNRYVATWNAGFLASSDMMEAISSTMEKREAKYTGR is encoded by the coding sequence ATGAGCACTCCTGACACCTCAGCCACTGCCGGCGAGTACGTTTCCGTCCGCATCGAGAAGGGGGCTCGGCACCCGCACGTCGCCCAGGTGACGCTGATCGGCCCGGGTCGCAACAACGCGATGGGCCCGGACTTCTGGGCCGAGATGCCCCGCGTCATGGCTGAGCTCGACGCCGATCCCGAGGTTCGCGCCGCCGTGATCGCGGGCGAGGGCCGCAACTTCACGTACGGACTGGACCTGATGGCGATGATGCCGCAGTTCATGGAGTTCCTGCCCTCCGACAAGGCTCCAGACGCCTCGCGTAACGAGAAGATCCTGGACTTCGTGGAGGCCATGCGCCAGGCGATCGACTCGGTCGCGGCGGCCAGGACCCCCACGGTGGCTGCCGTCCAGGGCCGCTGTATTGGTGGCGGCATCGACCTCATCTCGGCATGCGACGTCCGCCACGGTTCGGCGGACTCGACCTACTCGGTCCGCGAGGTCAAAGTGGGCATCGTCGCCGACATGGGGTCGCTCGCGCGGTTGCCGTACATCATCGGTTCCGGGCTGACCCGTGAGCTGGCGCTGACCGGCCGAGACATCGACGCTGAGACGGCCCTGCGCTACGGCCTGGTCTCGCACGTCGCCGACGACGCCGCCGCGGTGCTGGACTCGGCACACGCGACGGCCGCCGAGATCGCGGACAACCCGCCCCTGGTCGTCCGCGGCACCAGAGAAGTACTCAACCGGGCGATCGAGGGGCCGATCTACGAGTCCAACCGCTACGTCGCCACATGGAACGCCGGCTTCCTGGCGTCCTCCGACATGATGGAGGCCATCAGCTCGACGATGGAGAAGCGCGAGGCGAAGTACACAGGCCGCTAA
- a CDS encoding amidase codes for MTTDPLSAVETAEAVRTGAVGALATLDAAFDRVNHLDPSLRAFTSLLRAEGRAAGAAVDAASANERAALPLAGVPLAIKSTVTLDNPVVAPLLAAGAVPVGITAAPQLCTWGMTDSDAHGITRNPRDPALSAGGSSGGSAAAVASGMVPLAVGDDGMGSLRIPAAACGIVTIKPGPGVVPTCLAGDNWGGLAESGPLARTVDDVALALSVMSGRSELADIGPVPSGTRVGLSFTSPIRLGRDLVRIHEPWVRAAREAAALLRGGDLVVVDTALPSPRDPVLYLARWTAGVARAAEDENLPLSAMERRTRHHALLGRTVFRRGGAGDGDTRWNRGVESLRAEVNDAMDSAGVDVWLTPSLADVPPEATDWHRRSWGRSLWASMQFSPFSPLANVLGWPAMSVPCGATHSPLGRVLPTSVQLVGRPGSEATLLALAAVIEKGSR; via the coding sequence GTGACCACCGACCCCCTCTCCGCAGTCGAGACAGCCGAGGCCGTACGGACCGGCGCCGTCGGTGCGCTCGCCACACTCGACGCGGCCTTCGACCGGGTAAACCACCTCGACCCGTCACTCCGCGCGTTCACCAGCCTGCTGCGGGCGGAGGGTCGCGCCGCCGGGGCGGCCGTCGACGCCGCGAGCGCGAATGAACGCGCGGCCCTGCCCCTGGCCGGGGTACCGCTGGCGATCAAGAGCACCGTCACCCTCGACAACCCGGTTGTCGCCCCACTGCTGGCCGCGGGCGCGGTACCTGTGGGCATCACCGCCGCGCCCCAGCTGTGCACCTGGGGGATGACCGATTCCGACGCGCACGGCATCACCCGCAACCCTCGCGACCCTGCCCTGTCCGCGGGCGGGTCCTCGGGTGGATCAGCGGCGGCGGTGGCCTCCGGCATGGTGCCGCTCGCCGTGGGCGACGACGGGATGGGGTCACTTCGAATCCCCGCCGCGGCGTGCGGGATCGTCACCATCAAGCCCGGACCCGGCGTCGTTCCCACGTGCCTGGCGGGTGACAACTGGGGCGGACTGGCCGAGTCTGGTCCGCTGGCCAGGACCGTCGACGACGTCGCGCTGGCACTCTCGGTGATGTCCGGTCGGTCCGAGCTCGCGGACATCGGGCCCGTCCCCAGCGGGACACGTGTCGGACTGTCCTTTACCTCCCCGATCCGGCTCGGCCGCGATCTGGTGCGCATCCACGAACCCTGGGTGCGCGCCGCGCGGGAGGCCGCGGCGCTGCTGCGTGGCGGCGACCTCGTCGTCGTCGACACCGCCCTGCCCTCCCCACGCGACCCGGTTCTCTACCTCGCCCGGTGGACCGCCGGCGTGGCACGGGCGGCCGAGGACGAGAACCTGCCGCTGTCCGCTATGGAGCGCCGCACCCGGCACCACGCGCTGCTCGGCCGCACAGTGTTCCGGCGCGGCGGAGCGGGTGACGGGGACACGCGCTGGAATCGCGGTGTCGAGTCGCTCCGCGCAGAGGTCAACGATGCAATGGACTCCGCCGGCGTCGACGTGTGGCTCACCCCCTCGCTCGCAGACGTGCCGCCCGAGGCGACCGACTGGCACCGGCGGTCCTGGGGTCGCTCCCTGTGGGCGTCGATGCAGTTCTCACCGTTCTCCCCACTGGCCAACGTGCTCGGCTGGCCCGCGATGTCCGTCCCGTGCGGCGCCACACACAGCCCTCTCGGTCGGGTGCTGCCCACGTCGGTTCAGCTCGTGGGCCGGCCCGGCTCGGAGGCGACGCTGCTCGCGCTGGCCGCCGTGATCGAGAAGGGCAGCCGCTGA
- a CDS encoding PspC domain-containing protein has protein sequence MTYYPDSQPKRLTRSEDRWIGGVCGGLADYFGLDPALVRVLFVASILLPGPQLLIYLILWFVMPDTRD, from the coding sequence ATGACCTACTACCCAGACTCCCAGCCCAAGCGACTGACCAGGTCCGAGGACCGCTGGATCGGCGGCGTGTGCGGCGGCCTGGCCGACTACTTCGGGCTGGACCCGGCGTTGGTCCGCGTCCTGTTCGTCGCCTCGATCCTGCTGCCGGGTCCGCAGCTGCTCATTTATCTGATCCTGTGGTTCGTCATGCCCGACACCCGCGACTGA